Proteins from a single region of Streptomyces griseiscabiei:
- the alaS gene encoding alanine--tRNA ligase, producing the protein MESAEIRRRWLSFFEERGHTVVPSASLIADDPTLLLVNAGMVPFKPYFLGETKPPAPRATSVQKCVRTPDIEEVGKTTRHGTFFQMCGNFSFGDYFKEGAIKYAWDLLTNPVADGGYGLEPEKLWITVYLDDDEAEQIWREKIGVPAERIQRLGKKDNFWSMGVPGPCGPCSEINYDRGPEFGVEGGPAVNDERYVEIWNLVFMQYERGAGEGKEDFPILGDLPSQNIDTGLGLERLAMILQGVQNMYETDTLRVVMDKATELTGVRYGDKHDSDVSMRVVADHIRTSVMLIGDGVTPGNEGRGYVLRRIMRRAIRNMRLMGASGPVVADLVDVVIKTMGQQYPELITDRKRIETVALAEEAAFLKALKGGTNILDTAVTETKAAGGRVLSGDKAFLLHDTWGFPIDLTLEMAAEQGLSVDEDGFRRLMKEQRDRAKADARAKKTGHADLGAYREIADTAGETEFFGYDSTEGESTVVGILVDGLASPAATEGDEVEIVLDRTPFYAEGGGQIGDTGRIKVDSGAVIEIRDCQKPVPGVYVHKGVVQVGEVTVGAKAQASIDGRRRTAIARAHSATHLTHQALRDALGPTAAQAGSENQPGRFRFDFGSPSAVPTAVMTDVEQKINEVLSRDLDVHAEILSIDEAKKQGAIAEFGEKYGERVRVVTIGDFSKELCGGTHVHNTSQLGLVKLLGESSIGSGVRRIEALVGVDAYNFLAREHTVVAQLQELIKGRPEELPEKVSAMLGKLKDAEKEIEKFRAEKVLQAAAGLAESAKDVSGVALVTGQVPDGTTADDLRKLVLDVRGRIQGGRAAVVALFTAVNGKPLTVIATNEAARERGLKAGDLVRTAAKTLGGGGGGKPDVAQGGGQNPAAIGEAVDAVERLVAETAK; encoded by the coding sequence ATGGAGTCGGCCGAGATTCGTCGCCGCTGGTTGAGCTTCTTCGAGGAGCGCGGTCACACCGTTGTCCCTTCGGCGTCGCTCATCGCGGACGACCCGACTCTGCTCCTGGTCAACGCCGGCATGGTCCCCTTCAAGCCGTACTTCCTCGGTGAGACGAAGCCGCCCGCCCCGCGCGCCACCAGCGTGCAGAAGTGCGTGCGCACGCCCGATATCGAAGAGGTCGGCAAGACCACCCGGCACGGCACCTTCTTCCAGATGTGCGGCAACTTCTCCTTCGGGGACTACTTCAAGGAAGGAGCCATCAAGTACGCCTGGGACCTGCTCACCAACCCCGTCGCCGACGGTGGCTACGGCCTTGAGCCCGAGAAGCTCTGGATCACCGTCTACCTCGACGACGACGAGGCCGAGCAGATCTGGCGCGAGAAGATCGGCGTCCCGGCCGAGCGCATCCAGCGCCTGGGCAAGAAGGACAACTTCTGGTCCATGGGCGTCCCCGGACCGTGCGGACCCTGCTCCGAGATCAACTACGACCGCGGCCCCGAGTTCGGCGTCGAGGGCGGCCCGGCCGTCAACGACGAGCGGTACGTGGAGATCTGGAACCTGGTCTTCATGCAGTACGAGCGCGGGGCCGGCGAGGGCAAGGAGGACTTCCCGATCCTCGGGGACCTGCCGTCGCAGAACATCGACACCGGTCTCGGCCTCGAACGACTCGCCATGATCCTGCAGGGCGTACAGAACATGTACGAGACCGACACCCTGCGCGTCGTCATGGACAAGGCCACCGAGCTGACCGGTGTGCGCTACGGCGACAAGCACGACTCCGACGTCTCCATGCGCGTGGTCGCCGACCACATCCGCACCTCCGTCATGCTCATCGGCGACGGCGTCACACCCGGCAACGAGGGGCGCGGCTACGTCCTGCGCCGCATCATGCGCCGCGCCATCCGCAACATGCGCCTGATGGGTGCCTCCGGACCGGTCGTCGCCGACCTCGTCGACGTCGTCATCAAGACGATGGGCCAGCAGTACCCGGAGCTCATCACCGACCGCAAGCGCATCGAGACCGTGGCCCTCGCCGAGGAGGCCGCCTTCCTCAAGGCCCTCAAGGGCGGCACCAACATCCTCGACACCGCCGTCACCGAGACCAAGGCCGCCGGCGGCCGGGTCCTCTCCGGCGACAAGGCCTTCCTGCTCCACGACACCTGGGGCTTCCCGATCGACCTCACTCTCGAAATGGCCGCCGAACAGGGCCTTTCCGTGGACGAGGACGGCTTCCGGCGCCTGATGAAGGAGCAGCGGGACCGCGCCAAGGCCGACGCCAGGGCCAAGAAGACCGGCCACGCCGACCTGGGCGCCTACCGCGAGATCGCCGACACCGCCGGTGAGACCGAGTTCTTCGGGTACGACAGCACCGAGGGCGAGTCCACGGTCGTCGGCATCCTCGTCGACGGCCTCGCCTCGCCCGCCGCCACCGAGGGCGACGAGGTCGAGATCGTCCTCGACCGCACCCCGTTCTACGCCGAGGGCGGCGGCCAGATCGGCGACACCGGCCGGATCAAGGTCGACTCCGGTGCCGTCATCGAGATCCGCGACTGCCAGAAGCCCGTCCCGGGCGTCTACGTCCACAAGGGCGTCGTCCAGGTCGGCGAGGTGACCGTCGGCGCCAAGGCCCAGGCCTCGATCGACGGCCGCCGCCGTACGGCCATCGCCCGCGCCCACTCGGCCACCCACCTCACCCACCAGGCCCTGCGCGACGCCCTCGGCCCGACGGCCGCCCAGGCCGGTTCCGAGAACCAGCCCGGCCGCTTCCGCTTCGACTTCGGCTCCCCGTCCGCCGTGCCGACGGCCGTGATGACCGACGTCGAGCAGAAGATCAACGAGGTGCTCTCCCGCGACCTGGACGTCCACGCGGAGATCCTGAGCATCGACGAGGCCAAGAAGCAGGGTGCCATCGCCGAGTTCGGCGAGAAGTACGGCGAGCGCGTCCGTGTCGTCACCATCGGCGACTTCTCCAAGGAGCTGTGCGGCGGTACACACGTCCACAACACCTCGCAGCTCGGCCTGGTCAAGCTGCTCGGTGAGTCCTCCATCGGCTCCGGTGTGCGCCGTATCGAGGCCCTGGTCGGCGTGGACGCCTACAACTTCCTGGCCCGTGAGCACACGGTCGTCGCCCAGCTCCAGGAGCTGATCAAGGGCCGTCCGGAGGAGCTTCCGGAGAAGGTCTCCGCCATGCTCGGCAAGCTGAAGGACGCCGAGAAGGAGATCGAGAAGTTCCGCGCCGAGAAGGTGCTGCAGGCCGCCGCCGGGCTCGCCGAGTCCGCCAAGGACGTCTCCGGAGTCGCCCTGGTGACCGGCCAGGTCCCGGACGGCACCACCGCCGACGACCTGCGCAAGCTGGTGCTCGACGTGCGCGGACGCATCCAGGGCGGACGGGCCGCCGTGGTCGCCCTGTTCACCGCCGTGAACGGCAAGCCGCTGACGGTCATCGCCACCAACGAGGCCGCCCGCGAGCGTGGTCTCAAGGCCGGTGACCTGGTCCGTACGGCCGCCAAGACCCTCGGCGGCGGCGGTGGCGGCAAGCCGGACGTCGCCCAGGGCGGTGGCCAGAACCCGGCCGCCATCGGCGAGGCCGTGGATGCGGTCGAACGCCTGGTCGCCGAGACGGCCAAGTGA
- a CDS encoding DUF948 domain-containing protein, giving the protein MRTVSGGEVAGILVAVFWAILVSFLAVALARLAQTLKATTKLVADVTDQAVPLLAEASTAVRSAQTQIERVDAIATDVQEVTSNASALSTTVASTFGGPLVKVAAFGYGVRRALGRKDEAPAREPRSTVIVGRTLSRREKRGARGKRD; this is encoded by the coding sequence GTGCGCACAGTGTCCGGTGGCGAGGTGGCCGGGATCCTGGTGGCCGTCTTCTGGGCGATCCTGGTCTCCTTCCTCGCCGTCGCGCTGGCGAGGCTGGCCCAGACGCTCAAGGCGACCACCAAGCTCGTGGCGGACGTGACCGACCAGGCCGTCCCCCTCCTCGCCGAGGCGTCCACCGCCGTCCGCTCCGCGCAGACCCAGATCGAGCGGGTCGACGCCATCGCGACCGACGTCCAGGAGGTCACGTCGAACGCCTCGGCGCTCTCCACGACCGTCGCGTCCACCTTCGGCGGCCCCCTGGTGAAGGTCGCCGCCTTCGGGTACGGCGTCCGCCGCGCCCTCGGCCGCAAGGACGAAGCGCCCGCCAGGGAGCCCCGGAGCACCGTGATCGTGGGCCGGACCCTCTCCCGGCGGGAGAAGCGCGGCGCCCGTGGAAAGAGGGACTGA
- the rpsD gene encoding 30S ribosomal protein S4, with product MANQSRPKVKKSRALGIALTPKAVKYFEARPYPPGEHGRGRKQNSDYKVRLLEKQRLRAQYDVSERQLVRAYERASKVQGKTGEALIIELERRLDALVLRSGIARTIYQARQMVVHGHIEVNGHKVDKPSFRVKPDDVVMVRERSRQKPLFEVAREGGFAADGETPRYLQVNLKALAFRLDREPNRKEVPVICDEQLVVEYYAR from the coding sequence GTGGCGAACCAGTCCCGCCCCAAGGTCAAGAAGTCGCGTGCCCTCGGCATCGCGCTGACCCCGAAGGCCGTCAAGTACTTCGAGGCCCGCCCCTACCCGCCGGGCGAGCACGGCCGCGGCCGCAAGCAGAACTCGGACTACAAGGTCCGTCTGCTCGAGAAGCAGCGTCTGCGCGCGCAGTACGACGTGTCCGAGCGCCAGCTCGTCCGCGCCTACGAGCGTGCCTCCAAGGTCCAGGGCAAGACCGGTGAGGCCCTGATCATCGAGCTGGAGCGTCGTCTCGACGCCCTGGTCCTGCGTTCGGGCATCGCCCGCACGATCTACCAGGCCCGCCAGATGGTCGTCCACGGCCACATCGAGGTCAACGGCCACAAGGTCGACAAGCCGTCCTTCCGCGTCAAGCCGGACGACGTCGTCATGGTCCGTGAGCGCAGCCGTCAGAAGCCGCTGTTCGAGGTCGCCCGTGAGGGTGGCTTCGCCGCCGACGGTGAGACCCCGCGCTACCTCCAGGTGAACCTCAAGGCCCTGGCGTTCCGCCTGGACCGCGAGCCGAACCGCAAGGAAGTTCCGGTCATCTGCGACGAGCAGCTCGTCGTCGAGTACTACGCCCGTTGA
- a CDS encoding replication-associated recombination protein A: MEPDLFTAAAEERQEKDPTSSPLAVRMRPRTLDEVVGQQHLLKPGSPLRRLVGESGGGPAGPSSVILWGPPGTGKTTLAYVVSKATNKRFVELSAITAGVKEVRAVIEGARRATGGYGKETVLFLDEIHRFSKAQQDSLLPAVENRWVTLIAATTENPYFSVISPLLSRSLLLTLEPLTDDDLRGLLKRALTDERGLKGTVGLPEEAEDHLLRIAGGDARRALTALEAAAGAALDKAEPEISLTTLEETVDRAAVKYDRDGDQHYDVASALIKSIRGSDVDAALHYLARMIEAGEDPRFIARRLMISASEDIGLADPNALPIAVAAAQAVAMIGFPEAALTLSHATIALALAPKSNAATTAIGAAMEDVRKGLAGPVPAHLRDGHYKGAAKLGHAQGYVYPHDLPEGIAAQQYAPDAIDGREYYTPTRHGAEARYADAVEWTRKNLGRKQS; encoded by the coding sequence GTGGAGCCCGATCTGTTCACCGCCGCAGCCGAAGAACGCCAGGAGAAGGACCCGACGAGCAGCCCCCTGGCCGTCCGTATGCGCCCGCGCACCCTCGACGAGGTGGTGGGCCAGCAGCACCTGCTCAAGCCCGGCTCCCCGCTGCGCCGACTGGTGGGCGAGTCCGGCGGCGGCCCGGCCGGCCCCTCCTCGGTGATCCTCTGGGGCCCGCCCGGCACCGGCAAGACCACCCTCGCCTACGTCGTCTCCAAGGCCACCAACAAGCGGTTCGTGGAGCTCTCCGCGATCACCGCCGGAGTCAAGGAGGTCCGCGCGGTCATCGAGGGCGCCCGCCGCGCCACCGGCGGGTACGGCAAGGAGACCGTCCTCTTCCTCGACGAGATCCACCGCTTCAGCAAGGCCCAGCAGGACTCCCTCCTCCCGGCCGTCGAGAACCGCTGGGTCACCCTGATCGCGGCCACCACGGAGAACCCGTACTTCTCGGTGATCTCGCCGCTGCTGTCCCGCTCGCTCCTGCTCACCCTGGAGCCCCTCACCGACGACGACCTGCGGGGTCTGCTGAAGCGGGCGCTCACCGACGAGCGCGGCCTGAAGGGCACGGTCGGCCTCCCCGAAGAGGCCGAGGACCACCTCCTGCGCATCGCCGGCGGCGACGCCCGCCGCGCCCTGACCGCCCTGGAGGCCGCCGCCGGGGCCGCCCTGGACAAGGCCGAGCCGGAGATCTCCCTCACCACCCTGGAGGAGACCGTCGACCGCGCCGCCGTGAAGTACGACCGCGACGGCGACCAGCACTACGACGTGGCCAGCGCCCTCATCAAGTCCATCCGCGGTTCGGACGTGGACGCGGCCCTGCACTATCTGGCCCGCATGATCGAGGCGGGCGAGGACCCCCGCTTCATCGCCCGCCGGCTGATGATCTCCGCCAGCGAGGACATCGGCCTCGCCGACCCGAACGCGCTGCCCATAGCCGTCGCCGCCGCCCAGGCCGTCGCCATGATCGGCTTCCCCGAGGCCGCGCTCACCCTCAGCCACGCCACGATCGCCCTCGCCCTGGCCCCGAAGTCCAACGCCGCGACGACCGCCATCGGCGCCGCCATGGAGGACGTACGCAAGGGCCTCGCCGGGCCCGTGCCCGCGCATCTGCGGGACGGCCACTACAAGGGCGCGGCCAAGCTGGGGCACGCGCAGGGGTATGTGTACCCGCACGACCTGCCCGAGGGGATCGCCGCCCAGCAGTACGCGCCGGACGCGATCGACGGGCGGGAGTACTACACCCCGACCAGACACGGCGCCGAGGCCCGGTACGCCGACGCGGTCGAGTGGACCAGGAAGAACCTCGGTCGGAAGCAGTCCTGA
- a CDS encoding vitamin K epoxide reductase family protein, with amino-acid sequence MSKTTVKDVPAARREHTEVPRTVGGSRAFAVLLLITGAAGLLASWVITLDKFKLLEDPNFTPGCSLNPVVSCGNIMKSDQASAFGFPNPMLGLVAYGIVICVGVSLLARATYPRWYWLTFNAGTLFGVGFVTWLQYQSLYNINSLCLWCCLAWVATILMFWYVTSSNIRNGFLPAPNWLRNFFGEFTWVLPVMHIGIIGMLILTRWWDFWTS; translated from the coding sequence ATGAGCAAGACGACAGTCAAGGACGTCCCGGCCGCCCGGCGGGAACACACCGAGGTCCCGCGCACGGTCGGCGGCAGTCGTGCGTTCGCGGTGCTCCTGCTGATCACCGGCGCGGCCGGACTGCTCGCCTCCTGGGTCATCACGCTCGACAAGTTCAAGCTGCTGGAGGACCCGAACTTCACCCCCGGGTGCAGCCTCAACCCGGTCGTCTCCTGCGGCAACATCATGAAGAGCGACCAGGCCTCGGCCTTCGGGTTCCCCAACCCGATGCTCGGCCTCGTCGCCTACGGCATCGTGATCTGCGTCGGCGTCAGCCTGCTCGCCCGCGCGACCTACCCCCGCTGGTACTGGCTGACCTTCAACGCGGGCACCCTCTTCGGCGTCGGCTTCGTGACCTGGCTGCAGTACCAGTCGCTGTACAACATCAACTCGCTCTGCCTGTGGTGCTGCCTCGCCTGGGTCGCCACCATCCTGATGTTCTGGTACGTCACCTCCTCCAACATCCGCAACGGCTTCCTGCCCGCGCCGAACTGGCTCAGGAACTTCTTCGGCGAGTTCACCTGGGTCCTGCCCGTGATGCACATCGGGATCATCGGCATGCTGATCCTGACCCGCTGGTGGGACTTCTGGACCAGCTGA
- the hisS gene encoding histidine--tRNA ligase: protein MSTFQAPKGTYDLLPPDSAKYLAVREAIAAPLRDSGYGYVETPGFENVELFARGVGESTDIVTKEMYAFETKGGDRLALRPEGTASVLRAALEGNLHKLGNLPVKLWYSGSYYRYERPQKGRYRHFSQVGAEAIGAEDPALDAELIILADQAYRSLGLRNFRILLNSLGDKECRPVYRAALQEFLRGLDLDEDTLARAEINPLRVLDDKRESVQKQLGDAPLLRDYLCDACKAYHEEVRELIKAAGVAFEDDPKLVRGLDYYTRTTFEFVHDGLGSQSAVGGGGRYDGLSEMIGGPALPSVGWALGVDRTVLALEAEGVELELPAATSVFAVPLGDEARRLLFAKVTELRKVGIAADFSFGGKGLKAAMKAANRSGARYALVAGERDLAEGVVQLKDMESGEQVAIGVNEIVAELEVRLG from the coding sequence GTGAGCACCTTTCAGGCCCCCAAGGGCACGTACGACCTGCTGCCCCCGGACAGCGCCAAGTACCTGGCCGTCCGCGAGGCCATCGCCGCCCCGCTGCGCGACTCCGGCTACGGCTACGTCGAGACGCCCGGCTTCGAGAACGTCGAACTGTTCGCGCGCGGGGTCGGTGAGTCCACCGACATCGTGACCAAGGAGATGTACGCCTTCGAGACCAAGGGCGGCGACCGGCTCGCCCTGCGCCCCGAGGGCACCGCCTCCGTCCTGCGCGCCGCGCTGGAGGGCAACCTCCACAAGCTCGGCAACCTCCCGGTCAAGCTCTGGTACTCCGGCTCGTACTACCGCTACGAGCGCCCCCAGAAGGGCCGCTACCGCCACTTCTCCCAGGTCGGCGCCGAGGCCATCGGCGCCGAGGACCCGGCCCTGGACGCCGAGTTGATCATCCTGGCCGACCAGGCGTACCGCTCGCTGGGCCTCAGGAACTTCCGCATCCTGCTCAACAGCCTGGGCGACAAGGAGTGCCGCCCCGTCTACCGGGCCGCGCTGCAGGAGTTCCTGCGCGGCCTCGACCTCGACGAGGACACCCTCGCTCGCGCGGAGATCAACCCGCTGAGGGTCCTCGACGACAAGCGCGAGTCGGTCCAGAAGCAGCTCGGGGACGCCCCGCTGCTGCGCGACTACCTCTGCGACGCCTGCAAGGCGTACCACGAGGAGGTGCGCGAGCTGATCAAGGCCGCGGGCGTCGCCTTCGAGGACGACCCCAAGCTGGTGCGCGGCCTGGACTACTACACCCGCACGACCTTCGAGTTCGTCCACGACGGTCTCGGCTCCCAGTCCGCGGTGGGCGGCGGCGGACGCTACGACGGGCTCTCCGAGATGATCGGCGGCCCCGCGCTGCCCTCGGTCGGCTGGGCCCTCGGCGTCGACCGCACCGTCCTCGCCCTGGAGGCGGAGGGCGTCGAGCTCGAACTCCCCGCCGCCACCAGCGTGTTCGCCGTCCCCCTCGGCGACGAGGCCCGCCGTCTGCTCTTCGCCAAGGTCACCGAGTTGCGCAAGGTGGGCATCGCGGCGGACTTCTCGTTCGGCGGCAAGGGGCTGAAGGCGGCGATGAAGGCGGCCAACCGCTCCGGTGCCCGCTACGCGCTCGTGGCCGGCGAGCGAGACCTCGCCGAGGGCGTCGTCCAGCTCAAGGACATGGAGTCCGGGGAGCAGGTGGCGATCGGGGTGAACGAGATCGTGGCGGAACTGGAAGTACGCCTGGGCTGA
- a CDS encoding MBL fold metallo-hydrolase: MLIAGFPAGAWGTNCYLVAPAAGEECVIIDPGHEATQGVEETLKKHRLKPVAVVLTHGHIDHVASVVPVCGAHDVPAWIHPDDRYMMSDPEKALGRSIGMPLMGELTVGEPGDVRELTDGARLELAGLELSVAHAPGHTKGSVTFRMPENTEIPSVFFSGDLLFAGSIGRTDLPGGDMAEMLDSLARVCLPLDDSTVVLSGHGPQTTIGQERATNPYLRQVAAGSQGAGPTTPPRRGM; encoded by the coding sequence GTGCTCATTGCCGGGTTCCCAGCCGGGGCCTGGGGGACCAACTGTTATCTGGTCGCCCCCGCCGCCGGTGAGGAGTGCGTGATCATCGACCCGGGCCACGAGGCCACCCAGGGTGTCGAGGAGACGCTGAAGAAGCATCGGCTCAAGCCCGTCGCCGTCGTCCTCACCCATGGCCACATCGATCATGTGGCCTCGGTCGTCCCCGTGTGCGGCGCGCACGACGTACCGGCGTGGATCCACCCCGACGACCGGTACATGATGAGCGACCCCGAGAAGGCGCTCGGCCGTTCCATCGGCATGCCGCTCATGGGCGAGCTGACCGTGGGGGAGCCCGGGGACGTCAGGGAGCTGACCGACGGTGCGAGGCTGGAGCTGGCCGGTCTGGAGCTGTCCGTCGCGCACGCGCCGGGCCATACCAAGGGGTCGGTGACGTTCCGGATGCCCGAGAACACGGAGATCCCGTCCGTGTTCTTCTCCGGGGATCTGCTCTTCGCCGGCTCCATCGGACGCACCGACCTGCCCGGCGGTGACATGGCCGAGATGCTCGACTCGCTGGCCCGTGTGTGCCTGCCGCTCGACGACTCGACCGTGGTGCTGTCCGGCCACGGCCCCCAGACGACCATCGGCCAGGAGCGCGCCACCAACCCGTATCTGCGGCAGGTGGCCGCTGGCAGCCAGGGAGCGGGTCCGACGACCCCTCCCCGACGAGGAATGTGA
- a CDS encoding peptidylprolyl isomerase translates to MVSQDQRRRQLAREKFLRQQQRRTSARRKARVRNAAIASVLGVILVGSVALYTTDVLKGDDKKDNVNAEASPSASPSKAPDPCEKAAAGKVKELTFKKEPAITIDKTAKYTMDLQTTCGSIPITMDAAKAPHTVNSFDFLVNKGYLDHTKCHRLTTQGIYVLQCGDPQGTGMGGPGYTIPDENLKDSRLKGDVYPAGTVAMANQFNAQTGEGKNSGGSQFFLVFQDSPLPANYTPFGTISKAGMKVLTKIAKAGENTGMGDGTPNATVVINKATVKKS, encoded by the coding sequence GTGGTCAGCCAGGATCAGCGGCGGCGTCAGCTCGCCCGGGAGAAGTTCTTGCGGCAGCAGCAGCGGCGGACGTCCGCGCGGCGCAAGGCACGAGTCCGTAACGCCGCTATCGCTTCGGTGCTCGGTGTGATCCTGGTGGGCAGCGTGGCGCTGTACACGACCGACGTCCTCAAGGGCGACGACAAGAAGGACAACGTGAACGCGGAGGCGAGCCCCAGCGCCTCGCCCAGCAAGGCACCGGACCCCTGTGAGAAGGCGGCCGCGGGCAAGGTGAAGGAGCTCACCTTCAAGAAGGAACCCGCGATCACCATCGACAAGACCGCGAAGTACACGATGGATCTGCAGACGACCTGCGGTTCCATCCCCATAACGATGGACGCGGCGAAGGCCCCGCACACCGTCAACTCGTTCGACTTCCTCGTCAACAAGGGCTACTTGGACCACACCAAGTGCCACCGGCTCACCACCCAGGGCATCTACGTCCTGCAGTGCGGTGACCCGCAGGGCACCGGCATGGGCGGTCCCGGCTACACGATCCCGGACGAGAACCTCAAGGACTCCCGGCTGAAGGGCGATGTGTACCCGGCGGGGACGGTCGCGATGGCGAACCAGTTCAACGCGCAGACGGGCGAGGGCAAGAACAGCGGCGGCAGCCAGTTCTTCCTGGTCTTCCAGGACAGTCCGCTGCCGGCCAACTACACGCCGTTCGGCACGATCTCCAAGGCCGGTATGAAGGTCCTGACCAAGATCGCCAAGGCCGGTGAGAACACGGGGATGGGTGATGGGACGCCCAATGCGACCGTGGTGATCAACAAGGCGACGGTCAAGAAGTCCTGA
- a CDS encoding DUF349 domain-containing protein, whose product MSSDPWGRVDETGTVYVRTADGEQVVGSWQAGSPEEALAYFERKYEGLVVEIGLLEKRVKTTDLSAKDAQVAIDHIREQVDAHHAVGDLDALKVRLDKLVSTVEARREERKQQRAKQSDEARHAKEALVTEAEELAQSDQWRSAGERLRALVDTWKGLPRLDRKSDDELWHRFSHARSAFSKRRKAHFAQLDAQREDARKTKEKLVAEAESLSNSTDWGPTAARYRELMADWKAAGRAQREHEDDLWNRFRGAQDVFFAARSSVFAERDAEQTENLKLKEELAGEAEKILPVTDLKTARAAFRSVNERWEAIGHVPRDARPKVEGRMHAVERAIQEAEEAEWRRTNPEARARAAGLTGQLQAAVDKLTAQIEAARAQGNNAKADKLQRELDGRQALLDQALKGLQEFGG is encoded by the coding sequence GTGAGCAGCGACCCGTGGGGCCGCGTCGACGAGACGGGGACCGTGTACGTGCGTACGGCCGACGGCGAGCAGGTCGTCGGTTCCTGGCAGGCCGGCTCCCCTGAGGAAGCGCTGGCCTACTTCGAGCGCAAGTACGAGGGCTTGGTCGTCGAAATCGGCCTCCTCGAGAAGCGGGTGAAGACCACCGACCTGTCGGCCAAGGACGCGCAGGTCGCGATCGACCACATTCGCGAGCAGGTGGACGCCCACCACGCGGTCGGTGACCTGGACGCGCTCAAGGTCCGGCTGGACAAGCTCGTCTCGACGGTCGAGGCGCGCCGCGAGGAGCGCAAGCAGCAGCGGGCGAAGCAGTCGGACGAGGCCAGGCACGCCAAGGAGGCCCTGGTCACCGAGGCGGAGGAGCTGGCCCAGTCCGACCAGTGGCGGTCCGCGGGTGAGCGGCTGCGGGCGCTGGTGGACACCTGGAAGGGTCTGCCGCGACTGGACCGCAAGTCCGACGACGAGCTGTGGCACCGCTTCTCGCACGCCCGCTCGGCGTTCTCCAAGCGTCGCAAGGCCCACTTCGCGCAGCTCGACGCACAGCGCGAGGACGCCCGCAAGACCAAGGAGAAGCTGGTCGCGGAGGCCGAGTCGCTGTCGAACTCGACGGACTGGGGTCCGACGGCGGCGCGCTACCGCGAGCTGATGGCCGACTGGAAGGCCGCCGGCCGCGCCCAGCGTGAGCACGAGGACGACCTGTGGAACCGCTTCCGCGGGGCCCAGGACGTCTTCTTCGCCGCCCGCAGCTCGGTGTTCGCCGAGCGTGACGCGGAGCAGACGGAGAACCTCAAGCTCAAGGAGGAGCTGGCCGGGGAGGCGGAGAAGATCCTGCCGGTCACGGATCTGAAGACGGCCCGTGCCGCCTTCCGCTCGGTCAACGAGCGCTGGGAGGCCATCGGCCACGTCCCGCGTGACGCCCGCCCGAAGGTCGAGGGCCGGATGCACGCGGTGGAGCGGGCGATCCAGGAGGCCGAGGAGGCCGAGTGGCGCCGTACCAACCCGGAGGCCCGCGCCCGCGCGGCCGGTCTCACGGGCCAGCTCCAGGCCGCCGTGGACAAGCTGACGGCCCAGATCGAGGCGGCCCGTGCCCAGGGCAACAACGCCAAGGCCGACAAGCTCCAGCGTGAGCTGGACGGCCGCCAGGCCCTGCTGGACCAGGCGCTGAAGGGTCTGCAGGAGTTCGGCGGCTGA